One genomic segment of Amycolatopsis sp. WQ 127309 includes these proteins:
- a CDS encoding NCS2 family permease yields the protein MTQAEIQDPVRDEVPEPPPGRRTLLDRLFEIRARQSTIGREVRGGLTTFVAMAYIVLLNPLILGAATDITGARLSAAQVTTATALAAAVMTILMGVVGNAPLALAAGLGINGIVAFQMAPTMTWPQAFGLVVLEGVCIVLMAVSGVRERIMNAIPRPLKTAITVGIGLYIALVGLVSAGFVTRVPDAAETTVPVRLGASGHLHGWPIVVFCFGLLLMIVLMARKVPGAVLISIGVATVFAVVLHEGFGVGGWGLTSPALPDHVVAAPDFGLFGHIDLFGGFASAGALAATVFLFTLVLSGFFDAMGTITSVSDEAGLSKNGKVPRMGRILLVDGAGAIAGGVTGSSPNTVFLESAAGVGEGARTGLASVVTGLLFAGTLLFTPLAGVVPAQAAAPALVVIGGMMVAQCRNIPWHDPDYTIPVFLTAALIPFTYSITNGVGAGLIAFVLIKIGRGKWREAGWLLSLLALVFAVYFAVDGVEALFR from the coding sequence ATGACCCAGGCAGAAATCCAGGACCCCGTACGCGACGAAGTACCCGAACCGCCACCCGGCCGCAGGACACTGCTGGACCGGCTGTTCGAGATCCGCGCCCGGCAGAGCACGATCGGCCGCGAAGTCCGCGGCGGCCTCACGACGTTCGTCGCGATGGCGTACATCGTGCTGCTTAACCCGCTCATCCTCGGCGCCGCCACCGACATCACCGGCGCCCGGCTGTCCGCCGCGCAGGTCACGACGGCGACCGCGCTGGCCGCCGCCGTGATGACGATCCTGATGGGCGTCGTCGGCAACGCGCCCCTCGCGCTGGCCGCCGGCCTCGGCATCAACGGCATCGTCGCGTTCCAGATGGCGCCGACGATGACCTGGCCCCAGGCGTTCGGGCTGGTCGTGCTCGAAGGCGTCTGCATCGTGCTGATGGCCGTCAGCGGCGTCCGCGAACGGATCATGAACGCCATCCCGCGGCCGCTCAAGACCGCGATCACCGTCGGCATCGGGCTCTACATCGCGCTGGTCGGCCTGGTCAGCGCCGGGTTCGTGACCCGGGTGCCGGACGCGGCGGAGACGACCGTCCCGGTGCGCCTCGGGGCGAGCGGGCACCTGCACGGCTGGCCGATCGTGGTGTTCTGCTTCGGTCTGCTGCTGATGATCGTGCTGATGGCGCGCAAGGTCCCGGGCGCGGTGCTGATCAGCATCGGCGTGGCGACGGTGTTCGCCGTCGTGCTGCACGAGGGGTTCGGCGTCGGCGGCTGGGGCCTCACCTCCCCGGCACTGCCCGACCACGTCGTCGCGGCGCCGGACTTCGGGTTGTTCGGCCACATCGACCTGTTCGGCGGGTTCGCCTCGGCGGGTGCGCTCGCGGCCACGGTCTTCCTGTTCACGCTGGTGCTGTCCGGGTTCTTCGACGCGATGGGCACGATCACCAGCGTCTCCGACGAGGCCGGCCTGTCGAAGAACGGCAAGGTGCCCCGGATGGGCCGGATCCTGCTGGTCGACGGCGCGGGCGCGATCGCCGGCGGCGTCACCGGCTCGTCGCCGAACACGGTGTTCCTGGAGTCCGCGGCCGGCGTCGGGGAGGGCGCCCGGACGGGCCTCGCCAGCGTCGTCACCGGCCTGCTGTTCGCTGGGACGCTGCTGTTCACCCCGCTCGCCGGGGTCGTCCCGGCCCAGGCCGCGGCGCCCGCGCTGGTCGTCATCGGCGGCATGATGGTCGCGCAGTGCCGCAACATCCCGTGGCACGACCCGGACTACACGATCCCGGTGTTCCTGACCGCGGCCCTGATCCCGTTCACCTACTCGATCACCAACGGCGTCGGCGCCGGCCTGATCGCGTTCGTGCTGATCAAGATCGGCCGCGGCAAGTGGCGCGAAGCCGGCTGGCTGCTTTCGCTGCTGGCCCTGGTGTTCGCGGTGTACTTCGCCGTCGATGGCGTCGAAGCCCTCTTCCGTTAG
- the gcl gene encoding glyoxylate carboligase — protein MPRIPVMQAVVDVLESEGVDTVFGCPGAAILPLYNALQGRAIEHLIVRHEEGATHMADGWSRTTGNVGVAIGTSGPAGTNMITGLYTAHADSIPIICITGQAASNKLHTEAFQAVDIVEIAKPVTKWAVQVKEAAQLPWIFREAFRIARSGRPGPVLIDLPIDVQKQDIEWDSSIDSALPVPTISPAPARVERALDLLLAAERPLILAGGGVVLGEASERLRAAAERLDVPVQVTLMGKGSFPEDHELFAGMAGIQTSQRYANAAFLEADLVLALGARFGDRHTGELSVYRGDRKFIHVDIEPTQLGKVFGPDLGIVSDTGEFLDALLAALEKRELKARREWVGRIAELKEALPRREDFDSLPIKAPRVFKEINETFGEDTYFVTAIGLYQIWSGQFQKAHKPRHYQVCGQAGPLGWEIPAAIGVKKARPEAEVVGVVGDYGFQFLVEELAVAAQYDVGFVLIMLNNEYLGLIRQAETGYDMNFEVDIHYDAIGTDNVKIMEAYGCSGTRVHEPGEIRTSLEWARKEAERTSRPVLVEIMIEREGNAAMGAALDSVREFEPAS, from the coding sequence ATGCCCCGGATCCCCGTCATGCAGGCGGTCGTCGACGTCCTGGAGAGCGAAGGCGTCGACACCGTCTTCGGCTGCCCCGGCGCCGCGATCCTGCCGCTGTATAACGCCCTACAAGGCCGCGCGATCGAGCACCTGATCGTCCGGCACGAAGAAGGGGCCACGCACATGGCCGACGGCTGGTCGCGCACGACCGGCAACGTCGGCGTCGCGATCGGCACGTCCGGCCCGGCCGGCACGAACATGATCACCGGCCTCTACACCGCGCACGCGGACTCGATCCCGATCATCTGCATCACCGGGCAGGCGGCTTCGAACAAGCTGCACACCGAGGCGTTCCAGGCGGTCGACATCGTCGAGATCGCCAAGCCGGTCACCAAGTGGGCGGTGCAGGTCAAGGAGGCGGCGCAGCTGCCGTGGATCTTCCGGGAGGCGTTCCGGATCGCCCGCTCGGGGCGCCCCGGCCCGGTGCTCATCGACCTGCCGATCGACGTCCAGAAGCAGGACATCGAGTGGGACTCCTCGATCGACTCGGCGCTGCCGGTCCCGACGATCAGCCCGGCGCCCGCCCGCGTCGAGCGCGCCCTCGACCTGCTGCTGGCGGCCGAGCGGCCGCTGATCCTGGCGGGCGGCGGGGTCGTGCTCGGCGAGGCGAGCGAGCGGCTGCGGGCCGCGGCCGAGCGGCTCGACGTCCCGGTGCAGGTCACGCTGATGGGCAAGGGGAGCTTCCCCGAGGACCACGAGCTGTTCGCCGGGATGGCCGGCATCCAGACGTCGCAGCGCTACGCGAACGCCGCCTTCCTGGAAGCCGACCTGGTGCTGGCGCTCGGTGCCCGCTTCGGCGACCGGCACACCGGCGAGCTGTCGGTGTACCGCGGCGACCGGAAGTTCATCCACGTCGACATCGAGCCGACCCAGCTGGGCAAGGTGTTCGGCCCGGACCTCGGGATCGTCTCGGACACCGGTGAGTTCCTCGACGCGCTGCTGGCGGCGCTGGAGAAGCGCGAGCTGAAGGCCCGGCGCGAGTGGGTCGGCCGGATCGCGGAGCTGAAGGAAGCGCTTCCCCGCCGGGAGGACTTCGACAGCCTGCCGATCAAGGCGCCCCGGGTGTTCAAGGAGATCAACGAAACCTTCGGCGAGGACACCTACTTCGTCACGGCGATCGGGCTCTACCAGATCTGGTCGGGCCAGTTCCAGAAGGCGCACAAGCCGCGTCACTACCAGGTGTGCGGCCAGGCCGGCCCGCTCGGCTGGGAGATCCCGGCCGCGATCGGCGTCAAGAAGGCGCGGCCCGAGGCCGAGGTCGTGGGTGTCGTCGGCGACTACGGGTTCCAGTTCCTGGTCGAGGAGCTCGCCGTCGCCGCTCAGTACGACGTCGGGTTCGTCCTGATCATGCTCAACAACGAGTACCTCGGCCTGATCCGCCAGGCCGAGACCGGGTACGACATGAACTTCGAGGTCGACATCCACTACGACGCGATCGGCACGGACAACGTGAAGATCATGGAGGCCTACGGCTGCTCGGGCACCCGCGTGCACGAGCCGGGGGAGATCCGGACGTCCCTGGAGTGGGCCCGCAAGGAGGCCGAGCGCACCAGCCGTCCGGTCCTGGTGGAGATCATGATCGAACGCGAGGGCAACGCCGCGATGGGCGCCGCGCTCGACTCGGTCCGCGAGTTCGAACCGGCGAGCTGA
- a CDS encoding 2-dehydropantoate 2-reductase, with protein sequence MKVAVLGAGAIGAYVGAALHRGGTEVHLIARRAHLAAMREHGVRVLSPRGDFIAHPHVTDDAGEVGEVDFVFLGLKANSYAGSGPLLAPLLGPETAVVAAQNGIPWWYFHGLKGHPLEGRRVETVDPGGAVTAVLELRRAIGCVVYCSTVIEEPGVIRHLEGTRFSLGEPDGEISARCTDLSAAMVAGGLKAPVEPALRNDIWVKLMGNVAFNPLSALTRATMAQMCEHDDTRALVATMMTEALEIARAAGSDPQVSVERRIDGAWRVGHHKTSMLQDLEAGKPLEIDAIIGAVVELAELTGVAAPALRHVHAAVGLLDRTVNAPVPVG encoded by the coding sequence ATGAAGGTGGCTGTTCTCGGAGCCGGGGCGATCGGCGCCTACGTCGGGGCCGCGCTGCACCGCGGCGGGACCGAGGTGCACCTGATCGCCCGGCGGGCCCACCTCGCGGCGATGCGCGAGCACGGCGTCCGCGTGCTCAGTCCGCGCGGCGACTTCATCGCGCACCCGCACGTCACGGACGACGCGGGCGAAGTCGGCGAGGTCGACTTCGTCTTCCTGGGCCTGAAAGCGAATTCCTACGCCGGCAGCGGCCCGCTCCTCGCGCCGCTGCTGGGCCCGGAGACGGCCGTCGTCGCCGCGCAGAACGGCATCCCGTGGTGGTACTTCCACGGCCTGAAGGGACATCCGCTCGAAGGCCGCCGCGTCGAAACCGTCGACCCGGGCGGCGCGGTGACGGCCGTGCTGGAGCTGCGTCGCGCGATCGGCTGCGTCGTCTACTGCTCGACGGTGATCGAGGAACCCGGCGTGATCCGGCACCTGGAAGGCACCCGGTTCTCCCTCGGCGAACCGGACGGCGAGATCTCCGCGCGCTGCACGGACTTGAGCGCGGCGATGGTCGCCGGCGGCCTCAAGGCGCCGGTGGAACCCGCGCTGCGCAACGACATCTGGGTCAAGCTGATGGGCAACGTCGCGTTCAACCCGCTCTCGGCGCTGACCCGGGCGACCATGGCGCAGATGTGCGAGCACGACGACACCCGCGCGCTGGTCGCCACGATGATGACCGAAGCGCTGGAGATCGCCCGCGCGGCGGGCAGTGATCCGCAGGTGTCGGTGGAGAGGCGCATCGACGGCGCCTGGCGCGTCGGCCACCACAAGACGTCGATGCTGCAGGACCTCGAAGCCGGCAAGCCCCTGGAGATCGACGCGATCATCGGCGCCGTCGTCGAGCTGGCCGAGCTGACCGGCGTCGCGGCACCCGCGCTACGGCACGTCCACGCCGCCGTCGGCCTGCTCGACCGCACGGTCAACGCCCCGGTCCCGGTCGGATGA
- a CDS encoding nucleoside deaminase, producing MTTSISAEQEWLAEAIRIAETNVANGGGPFGALIVRDGEIVSTGVNRVTANLDPTAHAEVVAIRAACQALGVFKLDGCVLVSSCEPCPMCLSSALWARVDKVLYAADRDDAARAGFDDRVFYELFDRPRETWTVPVTRLSTTDGFAPFAAWLDKSDRTDY from the coding sequence ATGACCACGTCGATTTCCGCCGAGCAGGAGTGGCTGGCGGAAGCCATCCGCATCGCGGAGACCAACGTCGCGAACGGCGGCGGCCCGTTCGGCGCGCTGATCGTGCGGGACGGCGAGATCGTCTCGACCGGCGTCAACCGCGTCACCGCGAACCTCGACCCGACCGCGCACGCCGAGGTCGTCGCCATCCGCGCGGCCTGCCAGGCGCTGGGCGTGTTCAAGCTGGACGGCTGCGTGCTCGTCTCCAGCTGCGAGCCGTGCCCGATGTGCCTGTCGTCGGCGCTGTGGGCGCGCGTCGACAAGGTCCTCTACGCCGCCGACCGCGACGACGCGGCCCGGGCCGGCTTCGACGACCGCGTGTTCTACGAACTCTTCGACCGTCCTCGGGAGACCTGGACGGTCCCCGTGACCCGGCTGTCCACAACGGACGGTTTCGCGCCTTTCGCGGCCTGGCTCGACAAGAGCGACCGCACCGACTACTGA
- a CDS encoding NAD(P)H-dependent oxidoreductase subunit E: protein MTVEFPDVRQAREEREVIGGFAGCDQLLPVLHAVTDRIGWISPHALSLIASALGVRPAEVAEVAHAHPRFSLAERPGRQLRVCTDVACRDAGADTVCDVLAEHVGAAGKAVAGVMWLRSPCLGACEEAPAALAFQAGDPPVTERLAPATGASAVLSTRRPLAPGSDVDGS from the coding sequence ATGACCGTCGAATTCCCCGACGTCCGGCAGGCCCGCGAGGAACGCGAGGTGATCGGCGGGTTCGCCGGTTGCGACCAGCTGCTGCCCGTCCTGCACGCGGTCACCGACCGGATCGGCTGGATCAGCCCGCACGCCCTGAGTCTCATCGCGTCGGCGTTGGGGGTACGGCCGGCCGAGGTGGCGGAGGTCGCTCACGCTCACCCGCGGTTCTCGCTGGCGGAGCGCCCGGGACGGCAGCTGCGCGTGTGCACGGACGTCGCCTGCCGGGACGCCGGAGCGGACACCGTGTGCGACGTCCTCGCCGAGCACGTCGGCGCCGCGGGGAAGGCGGTCGCCGGGGTCATGTGGCTGCGCAGCCCGTGCCTCGGCGCCTGCGAAGAAGCCCCCGCGGCGCTGGCGTTCCAAGCCGGCGACCCGCCGGTGACCGAACGGCTCGCCCCGGCGACGGGCGCGTCGGCGGTACTGAGCACCCGGCGCCCGTTGGCGCCCGGGTCCGATGTGGACGGCTCCTAG
- a CDS encoding xanthine dehydrogenase family protein subunit M — protein sequence MEFLRPASLADALAAKAANPGAVPLAGGTDVMVEINFDHRRPEALLDLGRVAELHEHGTDGGRIRIGAAVPYTRIITELGAQLPGLAMASRTVGSPQIRNRGSVGGNLGAASPAGDSHPALLAADAEVEIASVRGTRIVAAKDFYVGVKKNVLEPDELITGVLLEPATGPQQFSKIGTRNAMVIAVAAFGLALHPAEKRVGTGIGSAAPTPRRALDAEVFLAGELDWDSPRALTDSVKRRFGDLVASAASPIDDVRGSAAYRRHALSVMARRTLTWAWGEYCEGSAKCA from the coding sequence GTGGAATTCCTCCGACCCGCCTCGCTGGCCGACGCGCTCGCCGCGAAGGCCGCGAACCCCGGCGCGGTCCCCCTCGCCGGCGGCACGGACGTGATGGTCGAGATCAACTTCGACCACCGCCGTCCCGAAGCGCTGCTCGACCTCGGCCGCGTCGCCGAGCTGCACGAGCACGGCACCGACGGCGGCCGCATCCGGATCGGGGCCGCCGTGCCCTACACCCGGATCATCACCGAACTGGGTGCGCAGCTGCCCGGCCTCGCGATGGCGTCGCGGACCGTCGGCTCGCCGCAGATCCGCAACCGCGGTTCCGTGGGCGGCAACCTCGGCGCAGCTTCGCCTGCGGGCGACTCGCACCCGGCGTTGCTCGCGGCCGACGCGGAGGTCGAGATCGCCTCGGTACGCGGCACCCGGATCGTCGCGGCGAAGGACTTCTACGTAGGGGTCAAGAAGAACGTCCTGGAGCCGGACGAGCTCATCACGGGCGTGCTGCTGGAACCGGCCACCGGGCCCCAGCAGTTCAGCAAGATCGGCACCCGCAACGCGATGGTCATCGCCGTCGCCGCCTTCGGGCTGGCGCTGCACCCCGCCGAAAAGCGGGTCGGCACCGGTATCGGCTCGGCCGCGCCGACACCCCGGCGGGCCCTGGACGCCGAAGTGTTCCTGGCCGGTGAGCTGGACTGGGACTCACCCCGAGCGCTGACAGACTCCGTCAAACGCCGCTTCGGCGACCTGGTCGCGTCGGCGGCTTCGCCGATCGACGACGTCCGGGGGAGCGCCGCCTACCGGCGTCACGCCCTGAGCGTGATGGCGCGGCGCACCCTGACCTGGGCCTGGGGCGAATACTGCGAAGGGAGCGCGAAGTGCGCGTGA
- a CDS encoding 2-hydroxy-3-oxopropionate reductase yields MKLGFIGLGVMGAPMAAHLVAAGHDVSGFDVTAAAGEKLQAAGGRAAGDVADAVAGAEVVITMLPNHPQVEAVALGDGGVLATAAPGTLLIDMSTIRPETSIEVANVARDKRIRVLDAPVSGGQAGAEQAALSIMVGGSEEDFAAAKPLFEALGKTIVHVGPHGAGQVVKAANQLVVGGIYGLVAEAIVLLEASGVDAATGLDVLAGGLAGSRILELKRKSMVDRQFAPGFRIDLHHKDMGIALAAARQADVALPLTGLVAQLVAAGRAMGYGSLDHSALLKVVEQLSGRVPAEV; encoded by the coding sequence ATGAAACTGGGATTCATCGGACTGGGCGTGATGGGCGCGCCGATGGCCGCGCACCTGGTCGCGGCCGGGCACGACGTCAGCGGCTTCGACGTCACCGCCGCGGCCGGCGAGAAGCTGCAGGCCGCCGGCGGGCGCGCCGCCGGCGACGTGGCCGACGCGGTGGCCGGGGCGGAGGTCGTGATCACGATGCTGCCGAACCACCCGCAGGTCGAAGCGGTCGCGCTCGGCGACGGCGGGGTCCTCGCCACCGCCGCGCCCGGCACGCTGCTGATCGACATGAGCACCATCCGGCCCGAGACGTCGATCGAGGTCGCGAACGTCGCGCGGGACAAGAGGATCCGCGTGCTCGACGCGCCTGTGTCCGGTGGCCAGGCCGGCGCCGAGCAGGCCGCGCTGTCCATCATGGTCGGCGGCTCCGAAGAAGACTTCGCCGCCGCGAAGCCGCTGTTCGAGGCGCTCGGCAAGACCATCGTGCACGTCGGTCCGCACGGCGCCGGCCAGGTCGTGAAGGCCGCCAACCAGCTCGTGGTGGGCGGGATCTACGGCCTGGTCGCCGAGGCGATCGTGCTGCTGGAAGCGTCCGGAGTGGACGCCGCCACCGGGCTCGACGTGCTCGCCGGCGGCCTGGCCGGCAGCCGGATCCTCGAGCTCAAGCGCAAGTCCATGGTGGACCGCCAGTTCGCGCCCGGCTTCCGGATCGACCTGCACCACAAGGACATGGGGATCGCGCTGGCCGCCGCCCGGCAGGCCGACGTCGCGCTCCCGCTGACGGGCCTGGTCGCCCAGCTCGTCGCCGCCGGCCGTGCCATGGGGTACGGCTCCCTGGACCACTCGGCCCTGCTCAAGGTCGTCGAACAGTTGTCGGGCCGCGTCCCGGCGGAGGTGTGA
- the pucD gene encoding xanthine dehydrogenase subunit D: protein MSAPARSPQGLQDTIAGGIGESPLRPDGTLKVRGEFAYSSDLWHEDMLWGATLRSPHPHARIVRLDVSRALAQPGVHAVLTHEDVPGENVYGLKYQDTPALAGDLVRYQGEPVAILAADHPEIARQALKEIVVEYDVLEPITDPERAAHDDTLPKLHPGGNLVRHQRIVKGDPAATADVVVSGVYEIGMQDQAFLGPESGLAVPAEDGGVDLYLATQWLHVDQRQTAKALGLPLEKVRLTLSGVGGAFGGREDLSMQIHSCMLALRTGRPVKMSYNRLESFFGHVHRHPAKMYYEHGATRDGKLVYVRAKMYFDGGAYASKTPVVVGNGTTLSVGPYDVPNAHIEGWGVYTNNPTCGAMRGLGAVQPTYAYESQMDKLAAALGLDPAELRIRNALSEGSTVVTGQVVDFPAPVAELVQRVRDLPLPPEPTGERDIRDLPGGASNTTHGEGVVRGIGYGVTIKNISYAEGLDDYSTARVRLEVIGGEPVALVHTAAAEVGQGLVTLQQQIARTELGLTRVSVHPADTSVGDAGSSSASRQTYVTGGAVRNACRAVADAVYARLGLSSEGMSLTGGKVVAADGEVVADLAELLGETAIEETREFHHRKTYPLDPETGQGDAHVQYGFSAHRAVVDVDLDLGLVKVVQLDCAQDVGKAMNPDAVVAQIQGGSAQGLGLAVMEEILVKDGKVRNPSFTDYLIPTILDMPPMRVDVLERPDPHAPYGVRGVGEPPTISATPAIANAIRAATGLELPRVPIRPEHITGV, encoded by the coding sequence ATGAGCGCCCCGGCCCGCTCCCCGCAGGGGCTGCAGGACACGATCGCCGGCGGCATCGGCGAGAGCCCGCTGCGCCCGGACGGCACGCTCAAGGTGCGCGGCGAGTTCGCCTACTCCTCCGACCTGTGGCACGAGGACATGCTGTGGGGCGCCACCCTGCGCAGCCCGCACCCGCACGCCCGGATCGTCCGCCTCGACGTCTCCCGCGCACTGGCCCAGCCGGGCGTGCACGCGGTGCTCACCCATGAGGACGTACCCGGCGAGAACGTCTACGGCCTCAAGTACCAGGACACCCCGGCGCTGGCCGGCGACCTGGTCCGCTACCAGGGCGAACCGGTCGCGATCCTGGCCGCGGACCACCCGGAGATCGCGCGGCAGGCGCTCAAGGAGATCGTCGTCGAGTACGACGTCCTCGAGCCCATCACCGATCCCGAGCGGGCCGCGCACGACGACACCCTGCCGAAGCTGCACCCCGGCGGGAACCTGGTCCGCCACCAGCGGATCGTCAAGGGCGACCCGGCCGCGACGGCCGACGTCGTGGTCTCCGGAGTCTACGAGATCGGCATGCAGGACCAGGCGTTCCTCGGCCCGGAGTCGGGCCTCGCGGTGCCGGCCGAGGACGGCGGCGTCGACCTCTACTTGGCCACTCAGTGGCTGCACGTCGATCAGCGGCAGACAGCCAAGGCGCTCGGCCTGCCGCTGGAGAAGGTGCGGCTGACGCTGTCGGGCGTCGGCGGCGCGTTCGGCGGCCGCGAGGACCTGTCGATGCAGATCCACTCGTGCATGCTCGCGCTGCGCACCGGCCGTCCGGTGAAGATGAGCTACAACCGGCTGGAGTCGTTCTTCGGGCACGTCCACCGCCACCCGGCGAAGATGTACTACGAGCACGGCGCCACCCGCGACGGCAAGCTCGTCTACGTCCGCGCGAAGATGTACTTCGACGGCGGTGCGTACGCGTCGAAGACCCCGGTCGTGGTCGGCAACGGCACCACACTGAGCGTCGGTCCGTACGACGTGCCCAACGCGCACATCGAGGGCTGGGGCGTCTACACCAACAACCCGACCTGCGGCGCGATGCGCGGGCTCGGCGCGGTGCAGCCGACGTACGCCTACGAGTCCCAAATGGACAAACTGGCCGCCGCGCTCGGTTTGGACCCGGCCGAACTGCGGATCCGCAACGCGCTGAGCGAAGGGTCCACTGTGGTCACCGGCCAGGTGGTCGACTTCCCGGCACCGGTGGCCGAGCTGGTCCAGCGGGTCCGCGACCTGCCGCTGCCGCCGGAGCCCACGGGCGAACGCGACATCCGCGACCTGCCCGGCGGCGCGTCCAACACCACCCACGGCGAAGGCGTCGTGCGCGGCATCGGCTACGGCGTCACGATCAAGAACATCTCCTACGCCGAGGGCCTCGACGACTACTCGACCGCCCGCGTGCGGCTGGAGGTGATCGGCGGCGAGCCGGTCGCGCTGGTGCACACCGCGGCCGCCGAGGTCGGCCAGGGCCTGGTGACGCTGCAGCAGCAGATCGCCCGCACCGAACTGGGGCTGACGCGGGTGAGCGTGCACCCGGCCGACACGAGCGTCGGCGACGCGGGCTCCAGCTCGGCGTCCCGCCAGACCTACGTCACCGGCGGCGCGGTCCGCAACGCCTGCCGCGCGGTCGCCGACGCGGTGTACGCCCGGCTCGGCCTGTCGTCCGAAGGCATGTCCCTGACGGGCGGAAAGGTTGTCGCGGCCGACGGTGAGGTGGTCGCCGACCTCGCCGAGCTGCTGGGGGAGACCGCGATCGAGGAGACCCGCGAGTTCCACCACCGCAAGACCTACCCGCTCGACCCGGAGACCGGCCAGGGCGACGCCCACGTGCAGTACGGTTTCTCGGCCCACCGCGCGGTCGTCGACGTCGACCTGGACCTCGGCCTGGTCAAGGTGGTGCAGCTGGACTGCGCCCAGGACGTCGGCAAGGCGATGAACCCGGACGCCGTCGTCGCCCAGATCCAGGGCGGCTCGGCCCAGGGCCTCGGGCTCGCGGTGATGGAGGAGATCCTGGTCAAGGACGGGAAGGTGCGGAACCCGTCGTTCACCGACTACCTGATCCCGACCATCCTCGACATGCCGCCGATGCGCGTCGACGTCCTCGAACGGCCCGACCCGCACGCGCCCTACGGCGTCCGCGGCGTCGGCGAACCACCCACGATCTCCGCCACGCCGGCGATCGCCAACGCCATCCGCGCGGCCACCGGCCTCGAGCTGCCGCGCGTCCCCATCCGCCCCGAACACATCACTGGAGTCTGA
- a CDS encoding hydroxypyruvate isomerase family protein → MPEEGHTLPYVANLSILFKEVPLLDRAGAARAAGFTDVEYWWPFDVAVPAGDEVDAFVASLENAGVRLRGLNFYAGDMAAGERGLVSWLGREAEFADSLVVALGIAERTGCRSFNALYGNRLDGEDPAKQDDLALVNLANAAEGAAKIGAQLVLEPLSGADRYPLKTAADAVAVLDDLGRGNVRLLADLYHLAVNGDDLDALSTTHIARIGHVQIADAPGRHQPGTGTVDLGGHLLRLQKAGYAGFVGIEYVPEPGTLASLDWLPITRRGRA, encoded by the coding sequence ATGCCAGAAGAGGGGCACACCCTGCCGTACGTCGCCAACCTGTCGATCCTGTTCAAGGAGGTACCGCTGCTCGACCGGGCGGGAGCGGCGCGCGCGGCGGGCTTCACCGACGTCGAGTACTGGTGGCCGTTCGACGTGGCGGTCCCGGCAGGGGACGAGGTCGACGCCTTCGTCGCGTCGCTCGAAAACGCGGGTGTCCGGCTGCGCGGGCTGAACTTCTACGCCGGCGACATGGCGGCGGGGGAGCGGGGCCTGGTGTCGTGGCTCGGCCGGGAAGCCGAGTTCGCCGACAGTCTCGTCGTCGCGCTCGGCATCGCCGAACGCACCGGGTGCCGCAGCTTCAACGCACTCTACGGCAACCGGCTCGACGGCGAAGACCCCGCCAAGCAGGACGACCTGGCGCTGGTCAACCTCGCGAACGCGGCCGAAGGCGCGGCGAAGATCGGCGCGCAGCTGGTCCTCGAACCGCTCTCCGGCGCGGACCGCTACCCGCTCAAGACCGCCGCGGACGCCGTGGCCGTGCTCGACGACCTCGGGCGCGGCAACGTGCGGCTGCTGGCCGACCTGTACCACCTGGCAGTCAACGGCGACGACCTGGACGCCTTGTCGACGACCCACATCGCCCGGATCGGGCACGTGCAGATCGCCGACGCGCCCGGGCGCCACCAGCCCGGCACCGGGACCGTCGACCTCGGCGGCCACCTGCTGAGGCTGCAAAAAGCGGGCTACGCCGGGTTCGTCGGGATCGAGTACGTCCCGGAACCCGGCACCCTCGCCTCGCTGGACTGGCTGCCGATCACCCGAAGGGGACGAGCATGA
- a CDS encoding (2Fe-2S)-binding protein — translation MRVNVTVNGEPRRADNVWEGESLLYVLRERLGLPGSKNACEQGECGSCTVYVDGVPACACLVAAGQAEGRDVVTVEGLAEGDTLDPVQESFVEQGAVQCGFCTPGLLVAAHDLIERVPDPSDVEIREALAGNLCRCTGYEKILDAVRDAAAKKALR, via the coding sequence GTGCGCGTGAACGTCACCGTCAACGGCGAACCCCGCCGGGCGGACAACGTCTGGGAAGGCGAAAGCCTGCTCTACGTGCTGCGCGAGCGGCTCGGCCTGCCGGGCTCGAAGAACGCCTGTGAGCAGGGCGAATGCGGCTCGTGCACGGTCTACGTCGACGGCGTCCCCGCCTGCGCCTGCCTGGTCGCGGCCGGGCAGGCCGAGGGCCGCGACGTCGTCACGGTCGAAGGCCTCGCCGAGGGCGACACGCTCGACCCGGTCCAGGAGTCCTTTGTGGAGCAGGGTGCCGTCCAGTGCGGTTTCTGCACGCCGGGTCTGCTGGTCGCCGCGCACGACCTGATCGAGCGCGTCCCCGACCCCAGCGACGTCGAGATCCGCGAGGCGCTGGCCGGGAACCTCTGCCGCTGCACCGGGTACGAGAAGATCCTGGACGCGGTCCGCGACGCCGCCGCGAAGAAGGCGCTCCGATGA